A region from the Candidatus Methylomirabilis tolerans genome encodes:
- a CDS encoding polysaccharide biosynthesis tyrosine autokinase: protein MDALVKADGNPPSSREQLLQRYYVQQDEETHLRDYWRIVLKHRWIVLTFFAIIVTTAIIYTFSLTPTYRATASLKIDYERPQILSFQEIGSPGHQNYGPEFMGTQQKLLQSRSLAKRVIETLKTNGQPIAIDPALPDSTVATAFWPVWLTDLFGSRSSKPSGATESSPRSESETVLTEEQVTSRKVDALLRMLTVEPIRTTNMVKISFTTPSSDLSSLLANTWVKAFIDHNLDMKYNATAQAGEWLSKQLQDVRDKLEQSEAALHEFVKEKQILTVGEKKDIVTTKLADLSEALTKAQGERIAREALYRQSQGMRFDSIPAVLENSMISNLRAEYYKLDSESRRLSETYKPGYPKMVRLREGMDQIKRQIETEIAKIIDAIKQEYEAAVKKEQLLQAAVNAQKHLAIALNQELIRFDILKRDVDTYRQIYSGILERQKQAGVSQGLAASNVQVVDLAEPPGAPFSPNKTRNILLGIVLGLTVAIGVAFFFDYLDNTVKHSEELERTLGIPSLALIPSLASAIPRQERNRLSQDGGNGDLNGRPVFALVAHSDLRSTLTEAFRTLRTSLLFSSPESPPKSILFTSAQPAEGKTGLSINTSISLSQLGGSVLLIDGDMRRPSCHAHLELPLKPGLSEYLTGNADLVSIIKRTTVPNLHCIPAGTIPVNPAELLASTRTKETIELLSQRFDYIIIDSPPVFAVADALILSTVVKGVILVVQGGRTPREMVQRAFKNLLDLNAPVLGAVLNNVNIRGNGYPYYYDHQYSHYYQQTPADAPHPRATETAQVVEDTPIPKT, encoded by the coding sequence ATGGATGCGCTAGTAAAGGCTGACGGAAATCCTCCAAGTTCGCGTGAGCAACTGCTGCAGCGCTATTACGTCCAGCAAGACGAAGAGACACACCTTCGCGATTACTGGCGGATCGTCCTGAAGCATCGCTGGATAGTCCTCACCTTCTTCGCCATTATTGTGACCACCGCCATAATCTACACCTTTAGCCTGACCCCCACCTATCGAGCCACTGCCAGCCTCAAGATCGATTATGAACGGCCCCAGATCCTTTCCTTCCAGGAGATCGGGTCCCCCGGACACCAGAACTACGGCCCCGAATTCATGGGCACCCAGCAGAAACTGCTGCAGAGCCGAAGTTTGGCAAAGCGGGTGATCGAGACGCTCAAGACCAACGGTCAGCCGATTGCGATCGATCCGGCGTTGCCTGATTCTACCGTCGCGACAGCCTTCTGGCCCGTATGGCTGACCGATCTTTTCGGTTCCCGTTCTTCGAAGCCTTCAGGCGCGACCGAGTCCTCTCCCCGGTCAGAGTCGGAGACAGTTCTTACTGAGGAGCAAGTAACTTCCCGGAAGGTTGATGCGCTGCTCCGTATGCTGACGGTGGAACCGATCCGGACCACGAACATGGTCAAAATCTCCTTCACCACCCCCTCATCAGATCTCTCCTCTCTCCTGGCCAATACCTGGGTCAAAGCCTTCATCGATCACAATCTCGATATGAAATACAACGCCACCGCCCAGGCCGGGGAGTGGCTTTCGAAGCAGCTTCAAGACGTGCGGGACAAGCTTGAGCAATCGGAGGCCGCCCTACACGAGTTCGTCAAGGAGAAACAGATCCTCACCGTCGGAGAGAAGAAAGATATCGTCACGACAAAACTTGCGGATTTGTCCGAGGCGCTGACAAAGGCCCAGGGGGAACGGATCGCCAGGGAGGCGCTGTACCGCCAGAGCCAGGGAATGAGATTCGATTCGATCCCGGCTGTCCTGGAAAACTCTATGATCTCCAATTTGAGGGCCGAGTACTACAAGCTGGACTCCGAGTCTCGTCGACTGAGCGAGACCTATAAACCCGGCTACCCCAAGATGGTCCGTCTGCGCGAAGGCATGGACCAGATCAAACGCCAAATCGAGACGGAGATCGCGAAAATCATCGACGCCATCAAGCAGGAGTATGAGGCTGCCGTTAAGAAGGAGCAGCTCCTCCAGGCGGCCGTCAACGCACAGAAGCATCTCGCCATCGCCTTGAACCAGGAACTCATTCGATTCGACATCCTGAAGCGTGATGTCGACACCTATCGCCAAATTTATAGCGGCATTCTTGAGCGCCAAAAGCAGGCGGGTGTCTCCCAGGGGCTTGCAGCGAGTAACGTCCAGGTCGTGGACCTGGCCGAACCCCCGGGCGCCCCGTTCAGTCCGAACAAGACCCGGAACATCTTGCTTGGCATTGTGCTGGGATTGACTGTGGCTATCGGCGTGGCCTTTTTCTTTGACTACCTGGACAACACCGTGAAGCATTCTGAAGAACTCGAGCGCACCCTTGGCATCCCGAGCCTGGCGCTGATCCCCTCGCTGGCTTCTGCGATCCCTCGGCAAGAGCGAAATAGGCTCTCGCAAGACGGCGGCAACGGAGATCTCAATGGCAGACCGGTCTTTGCGCTGGTCGCGCACAGCGACCTGCGTTCTACGCTGACAGAGGCGTTTCGAACGCTCCGGACATCACTCCTCTTCTCCTCCCCCGAGTCGCCTCCGAAGTCGATTCTGTTCACCAGCGCCCAGCCCGCAGAAGGCAAGACCGGGCTGTCCATAAACACCTCCATCAGCCTCTCTCAGTTAGGGGGCAGCGTGCTCCTCATCGATGGCGACATGCGGCGGCCGAGCTGCCATGCCCATTTGGAACTTCCTCTCAAGCCGGGCCTCTCGGAATATCTGACCGGCAATGCAGATCTGGTCTCGATCATCAAGCGGACCACGGTACCGAATCTGCACTGCATCCCCGCAGGAACTATCCCCGTGAATCCCGCGGAACTGTTGGCTTCTACGAGGACGAAGGAAACGATTGAACTCCTCTCTCAACGGTTCGACTACATCATCATTGACTCACCCCCGGTCTTTGCGGTGGCCGATGCACTGATCCTCTCGACAGTGGTCAAGGGGGTCATCCTGGTGGTCCAGGGGGGGCGGACACCACGCGAGATGGTTCAACGCGCCTTCAAAAACCTTCTCGATCTCAATGCCCCGGTCCTGGGCGCCGTGCTGAATAATGTCAATATTAGAGGCAACGGCTATCCGTACTACTACGACCACCAGTACAGTCATTACTACCAGCAGACACCTGCCGATGCGCCTCACCCTCGTGCCACCGAGACGGCTCAGGTTGTAGAAGATACCCCGATACCCAAAACGTAA
- a CDS encoding SLBB domain-containing protein yields MRRGYIFCIGVGILAAGCVSTGPSKENLIARASVSRSSETTGSVALNSKIISTVGQQQADGGDYVIGAGDLLVISVLDLSEVEKVKVRVGAEGFIRLPLVDTVKANNLTARQLESKLANLFGAEYLHDPQVSVFIEEYRSQRVAVLGEVNKPAIYEVSEKRSLTDMLALAGGLTINADQVVYVIRKSAGATPDPSNSGELLKIDLEHLLAGRDPSLNVKVDAGDVVSVPKSGEFLLGGAVKKPGPYPLKGKLTVDQAIYFGEALKEEADLTDIEVLRINGSKNEVFKINLDQLKQDGTPGLAIQKNDVVFVGTSGPKAVMYGALDFFKTIIRFGVSAGAAL; encoded by the coding sequence ATGAGACGAGGGTATATCTTTTGCATCGGCGTGGGTATCCTTGCTGCAGGGTGTGTCTCGACAGGCCCTTCCAAGGAAAATCTGATAGCCAGGGCGTCCGTCTCAAGATCCTCTGAAACGACGGGCAGCGTCGCGCTCAATAGCAAGATCATCAGCACCGTCGGGCAACAGCAAGCGGATGGAGGAGATTACGTCATAGGTGCCGGTGATCTCCTCGTCATCTCGGTGCTTGATCTGAGCGAGGTGGAGAAGGTAAAGGTCCGAGTTGGGGCGGAGGGGTTCATTCGACTCCCTCTTGTGGATACCGTCAAGGCCAACAACTTGACCGCGCGCCAGCTCGAAAGCAAACTCGCCAATCTATTCGGTGCAGAATATCTTCACGATCCTCAGGTGAGCGTCTTCATCGAAGAGTACCGAAGTCAGCGCGTGGCCGTCCTGGGGGAGGTCAATAAACCGGCAATCTACGAGGTAAGCGAAAAGCGGTCGCTCACCGATATGCTGGCTCTGGCAGGAGGGCTGACTATAAACGCTGACCAGGTGGTCTACGTCATCCGGAAAAGCGCCGGCGCGACACCTGATCCATCGAACTCAGGAGAGTTGCTCAAGATCGACCTTGAGCACCTGTTGGCCGGACGCGACCCCTCTTTAAATGTCAAGGTTGACGCGGGAGACGTTGTCAGCGTGCCGAAGTCCGGAGAATTCCTCCTTGGTGGGGCCGTCAAGAAGCCTGGTCCCTACCCTCTCAAAGGGAAACTCACCGTCGATCAGGCTATCTATTTTGGCGAGGCGCTCAAAGAAGAGGCCGACTTGACCGACATTGAGGTCTTACGTATCAACGGGTCAAAGAACGAGGTGTTCAAGATCAATCTGGACCAGTTGAAACAGGACGGCACGCCTGGACTAGCCATCCAGAAAAACGATGTCGTTTTCGTGGGCACAAGCGGGCCGAAGGCGGTCATGTATGGCGCCCTCGACTTCTTCAAGACGATTATCCGTTTCGGCGTCTCGGCAGGGGCGGCCCTCTAG